Proteins encoded together in one Luteimonas fraxinea window:
- the hfq gene encoding RNA chaperone Hfq: MSKGQSLQDPFLNALRRERVPVSIYLVNGIKLQGTIESFDQFVVLLRNTVSQMVYKHAISTVVPARNVRVAPGGGFVQSGEGEGEDETPETTD; this comes from the coding sequence ATGTCCAAGGGGCAATCCTTGCAGGATCCTTTCCTGAACGCACTGCGCCGCGAGCGCGTGCCCGTCTCGATTTACCTCGTCAATGGCATCAAACTGCAGGGCACGATCGAATCGTTCGACCAGTTCGTGGTGCTGCTGCGCAACACCGTGAGCCAGATGGTCTACAAGCACGCGATCTCGACCGTGGTGCCGGCCCGCAACGTGCGCGTGGCGCCGGGTGGCGGGTTCGTCCAGTCCGGTGAGGGCGAGGGCGAAGACGAGACGCCCGAAACGACCGACTGA
- a CDS encoding SDR family NAD(P)-dependent oxidoreductase, whose translation MTRIALITGASRGLGRNTALAVARGGGDVVLTYRSNAEEAHAVVAEIEALGRKAVALQLDTGDVEAFPAFVDQLRAVLRASWQRNTFDDLVNNAGHGDTAPIAETTVAQFDRLVDVHFKGVFFLTQALLPLINDGGRIVNISTGLTRFAYPGYAAYAATKAAVETLSLYMAKEFGARGIAVNTVAPGAIETDFGGGAVRDNAQINAHLAGITALGRVGVADDIGPMIAALLGDANRWVNAQRIEVSGGQAI comes from the coding sequence ATGACCCGGATTGCCCTGATCACCGGCGCCAGCCGCGGCCTCGGCCGCAATACCGCACTTGCGGTCGCCCGCGGCGGCGGCGATGTCGTACTGACCTACCGCAGCAATGCCGAAGAAGCGCATGCGGTCGTCGCCGAAATCGAAGCGCTGGGCCGCAAGGCGGTGGCGCTGCAGCTCGATACCGGCGATGTCGAGGCGTTTCCGGCGTTCGTCGATCAGCTGCGTGCCGTGCTGCGCGCAAGCTGGCAGCGCAACACCTTCGATGACCTCGTCAACAACGCTGGCCACGGCGACACCGCACCGATCGCGGAGACCACCGTCGCCCAGTTCGACCGGCTGGTGGATGTGCACTTCAAGGGCGTGTTCTTCCTGACCCAGGCACTGCTGCCGCTGATCAATGACGGCGGGCGCATCGTCAACATCTCGACCGGACTCACGCGCTTCGCGTATCCGGGCTACGCGGCGTATGCGGCAACGAAGGCGGCGGTAGAGACATTGAGCCTCTACATGGCCAAGGAGTTCGGCGCGCGCGGCATTGCAGTGAACACGGTGGCGCCGGGTGCGATCGAAACGGATTTCGGCGGCGGCGCGGTGCGCGACAACGCGCAGATCAATGCACATTTGGCGGGCATCACCGCGCTGGGACGCGTGGGCGTCGCGGATGACATCGGGCCGATGATCGCGGCGCTGCTGGGCGATGCGAACCGGTGGGTCAATGCGCAGCGGATCGAGGTGTCGGGCGGGCAGGCGATCTGA
- a CDS encoding PQQ-dependent sugar dehydrogenase, with translation MNRLHSKRSKSALLTRALVPALALALVACGGTPEETYVGPSPELPKPQRGLFPTLKISLPSEWGDQLPTVPEGYEIAPIADNLLIPRQMLVLPNGDILVAEGRGGRAPKLTPKDIIAGMIKARGNTQVDSGNRLTLLRDTDGDGTYENRSVFADNLDAPYGLAFGNDSIYVATQDALLRFPYTAGAVNAAGAPEEITKLPAAINHHWTKALTISADGRYLFVGIGSDSNITERGLAVEENRAMVWQVEAATGFHRVFATGLRNPTALAMQPGMDQLWAVVNERDEIGGELVPDYLTSVRPGGFYGWPYSYWGQNVDERVRPQNPEKVASAIAPDFALGSHVAALGVAFSTPTMGAQFANGVFVGQHGSWNRNPPVGYKVSFVPFRDGKPSGEAIDFATGFLGEDGKARGRPVGVTVDPRGALLVADDLANTIWRITPTGGAPGAPAALAQPATTPDAAAAPAAVPATTGTTPPAG, from the coding sequence ATGAACCGTCTTCACTCGAAGCGCTCGAAGTCCGCGCTGCTGACGCGCGCCCTGGTGCCTGCGCTGGCGCTCGCGCTCGTGGCCTGCGGCGGTACGCCGGAAGAAACCTATGTCGGTCCGTCGCCGGAGCTGCCGAAGCCGCAGCGCGGTCTGTTCCCGACGCTGAAGATCTCGCTGCCGTCCGAGTGGGGCGATCAGCTGCCGACGGTGCCGGAGGGTTACGAAATCGCGCCGATCGCCGACAACCTGCTGATCCCGCGTCAGATGCTGGTACTGCCCAACGGCGACATCCTCGTCGCCGAAGGCCGCGGCGGCCGTGCGCCGAAGCTCACCCCGAAGGACATCATCGCCGGCATGATCAAGGCCCGCGGCAACACGCAGGTCGACAGCGGCAACCGTCTGACCCTGCTGCGCGACACCGATGGCGACGGCACCTACGAGAACCGTTCGGTGTTCGCCGACAATCTCGATGCGCCTTATGGTCTGGCGTTCGGCAACGACTCGATCTACGTCGCTACGCAGGACGCGCTGCTGCGTTTCCCGTACACGGCGGGCGCGGTCAACGCGGCCGGTGCGCCGGAAGAGATCACCAAGCTGCCGGCGGCGATCAATCACCACTGGACCAAGGCGCTGACGATCAGTGCCGACGGTCGTTATCTGTTCGTCGGCATCGGCTCGGACAGCAACATCACCGAGCGCGGTCTGGCGGTCGAAGAAAACCGCGCGATGGTCTGGCAGGTGGAAGCGGCAACCGGCTTCCATCGCGTGTTCGCGACCGGTCTGCGCAACCCGACCGCCCTAGCGATGCAGCCTGGCATGGACCAGCTGTGGGCCGTGGTCAACGAGCGCGACGAAATCGGCGGCGAGCTGGTGCCCGATTACCTGACCAGCGTGCGTCCGGGCGGCTTCTACGGCTGGCCCTACAGCTACTGGGGCCAGAACGTCGACGAGCGCGTGCGTCCGCAGAACCCGGAAAAGGTCGCCTCGGCGATTGCACCGGACTTTGCGCTGGGCTCGCACGTCGCCGCGCTCGGCGTCGCGTTCTCCACGCCGACGATGGGCGCGCAGTTCGCCAACGGCGTGTTCGTCGGTCAGCACGGCAGTTGGAACCGCAATCCGCCGGTGGGCTACAAGGTCTCGTTCGTGCCGTTCCGCGACGGCAAGCCGTCGGGCGAAGCGATCGACTTTGCCACCGGCTTCCTCGGCGAAGACGGCAAGGCACGTGGCCGTCCGGTCGGCGTGACCGTCGACCCGCGTGGCGCGCTGCTGGTGGCGGACGATCTGGCTAACACCATCTGGCGCATTACGCCGACGGGTGGCGCGCCGGGTGCACCGGCTGCTCTGGCACAGCCGGCTACGACACCGGACGCTGCGGCCGCACCTGCAGCGGTACCGGCGACGACGGGAACGACGCCGCCTGCGGGTTGA
- a CDS encoding AraC family transcriptional regulator, with the protein MSTLPEAVRRHADAHAGADGIALLPIPGLMAVRAFAPSDLMHDVQRPLVCLVQQGGKRVTYGTRAFEFTAGHSLLITADIPTVSQITHASAASPYYSLVLALDPAVIADLVAQMGPQPPDDPGPVRVHPTEPEVADAALRLLQLLEQPDALPVLQAQRIRELHYWLLAGQHGHAIRRLGWPDGHVQRIARAVKLLRRDYSLPLPVDALATEAGMSASAFHRHFKSITSLSPLQFQKRLRLIEARRLMQSQGMAASSAAYAVGYESVPQFTREYGRMFGRPPVADTRAAVA; encoded by the coding sequence ATGTCCACGTTGCCCGAAGCTGTCCGTCGCCACGCCGATGCCCATGCTGGCGCCGATGGGATCGCGCTCTTGCCGATCCCCGGCCTGATGGCTGTGCGCGCGTTCGCGCCCAGCGATCTTATGCACGACGTGCAGCGCCCGCTGGTGTGCCTGGTCCAGCAGGGCGGCAAGCGCGTCACCTACGGCACCCGCGCGTTCGAGTTCACGGCTGGCCACTCGTTGCTGATCACCGCCGACATTCCCACCGTCAGCCAGATCACCCACGCCAGCGCCGCGTCGCCGTACTACTCGCTGGTACTGGCACTCGATCCTGCTGTGATCGCCGATCTCGTCGCGCAGATGGGCCCGCAGCCGCCGGACGATCCCGGTCCCGTGCGTGTGCACCCCACAGAACCCGAAGTGGCCGATGCCGCGCTGCGCCTGTTGCAGTTGCTCGAGCAGCCGGACGCCCTGCCCGTGCTGCAGGCCCAACGCATCCGCGAGCTGCATTACTGGCTGCTCGCCGGCCAGCATGGACACGCGATCCGCCGCCTCGGCTGGCCCGATGGCCACGTGCAACGCATCGCCCGCGCGGTGAAACTGCTGCGGCGCGACTACAGCCTGCCGCTGCCTGTCGACGCGCTCGCGACCGAAGCCGGCATGAGCGCGTCCGCCTTCCATCGCCATTTCAAATCGATCACCTCGCTGTCGCCGCTGCAGTTCCAGAAGCGCCTGCGCCTGATCGAAGCGCGCCGGCTGATGCAGTCGCAGGGCATGGCCGCGAGCAGCGCCGCGTACGCCGTGGGCTACGAGAGCGTGCCGCAGTTCACCCGCGAATACGGCCGCATGTTCGGCCGCCCGCCCGTCGCGGATACACGCGCTGCAGTCGCCTGA
- the miaA gene encoding tRNA (adenosine(37)-N6)-dimethylallyltransferase MiaA — MGPTASGKTALALDWAQRLGGEIVSVDSALVYRGLEIGAAKPNAAERARVPHHMLDLRDPWQTYSAAEFATDARAAVEDILSRGRVPILAGGTGLYFAALLDGLSPMPEADTDARAAITAEAGAIGWPALHARLATLDPEAAARIKPGDAQRIQRALEVHRLTGVPISAWQKRPSESPPFPAQVLALAIAPPERAALHARIATRFDAMLAAGFLDEVRALRALPQLQAHPTPLELPAIRAVGYRQAWEFLDGQGTAEDFRERGIAATRQLAKRQFTWLRGRGGARWFDPAAQRDALDAEVAAFLE; from the coding sequence ATGGGGCCGACCGCGTCGGGCAAGACCGCGCTCGCGCTCGACTGGGCGCAGCGGCTCGGCGGTGAGATCGTCAGTGTCGATTCGGCGCTGGTGTATCGCGGCCTCGAGATCGGAGCGGCGAAGCCCAATGCCGCGGAACGCGCGCGGGTGCCGCATCACATGCTCGATCTGCGCGATCCGTGGCAGACGTATTCCGCGGCCGAGTTCGCGACCGACGCACGCGCCGCGGTCGAGGACATCCTGTCGCGTGGCCGCGTGCCGATTCTCGCCGGCGGCACTGGCCTGTATTTCGCGGCCCTGCTCGACGGCCTGTCGCCCATGCCGGAGGCCGATACCGACGCGCGCGCCGCGATCACTGCTGAAGCCGGGGCAATCGGTTGGCCCGCACTGCATGCGCGTCTGGCGACGCTTGATCCGGAAGCCGCTGCGCGCATCAAGCCCGGCGATGCGCAGCGCATCCAGCGTGCGCTCGAAGTGCATCGCCTGACCGGGGTTCCGATCAGCGCGTGGCAGAAGCGCCCGTCCGAATCGCCGCCATTTCCCGCGCAGGTGCTGGCGCTCGCGATCGCGCCGCCCGAGCGCGCCGCCCTGCATGCGCGTATCGCCACCCGGTTCGACGCGATGCTCGCCGCGGGCTTCCTCGACGAGGTGCGTGCACTGCGTGCGTTGCCGCAGTTGCAGGCGCACCCGACGCCGCTGGAGCTGCCGGCGATCCGCGCCGTCGGGTATCGCCAGGCCTGGGAGTTCCTGGACGGGCAGGGCACGGCCGAGGATTTCCGCGAGCGCGGAATCGCCGCGACCCGGCAGCTGGCGAAGCGGCAGTTCACCTGGTTGCGCGGTCGGGGCGGGGCACGCTGGTTCGATCCGGCGGCGCAGCGTGATGCGCTGGATGCGGAGGTCGCTGCGTTTCTGGAATGA
- the hflX gene encoding ribosome rescue GTPase HflX, producing the protein MFERSRKGENALLIQPHSHGPADEGALEEFSELARSAGARVAAVIPARIDKPNAATLFGSGKLDEVKAAADATGADLVLVNHRLTPGQERNLEKFLERRVVDRTGLILDIFAQRARSHEGKLQVELAQLRHMATRLVRGWTHLERQRGGSIGLRGPGETQLETDRRLLQKRLEQLQARLDKVEVQRTQMRRARVRSELPRVALVGYTNAGKSTLFNTLTGADAYAADQLFATLDPTVRRVDLSGGSIVLADTVGFVRDLPHELVAAFRSTLSEAREADLLLHIIDAADPLRNERIAQVDAVLGEIGAGDLPQLLVFNKIDRIEGATPRYDQDPNALADDAVRESVWISARDGLGLDLLSQALARRLGIRRVTGEVRLPPESGRLHARLHALEGVREETVDESGWLLQVDLAHADAARLASQPDGEPLRALLPPDEDDTI; encoded by the coding sequence TTGTTCGAACGCTCCCGCAAGGGTGAAAACGCGCTGCTGATCCAGCCGCATTCGCATGGCCCGGCCGATGAAGGCGCGCTGGAAGAATTTTCGGAACTCGCCCGCTCGGCCGGTGCCCGCGTCGCCGCGGTCATCCCGGCGCGTATCGACAAGCCCAATGCCGCCACGCTGTTCGGCAGCGGCAAGCTCGACGAGGTCAAGGCTGCGGCCGACGCGACCGGCGCCGATCTGGTGCTGGTCAACCATCGGCTCACGCCGGGCCAGGAACGCAACCTCGAGAAATTCCTCGAGCGCCGCGTCGTCGATCGCACCGGCCTGATCCTCGACATCTTCGCCCAGCGCGCGCGCAGCCACGAAGGCAAGCTGCAGGTCGAGCTGGCGCAGCTGCGGCACATGGCCACGCGCCTGGTCCGCGGCTGGACCCATCTGGAACGTCAGCGCGGTGGTTCGATCGGCCTGCGCGGCCCGGGTGAAACCCAGCTCGAAACCGACCGGCGTCTGTTGCAGAAGCGGCTCGAACAGCTGCAGGCGCGGCTCGACAAGGTGGAAGTGCAGCGCACCCAGATGCGCCGGGCGCGCGTGCGCAGCGAGCTGCCGCGCGTGGCGCTGGTCGGCTATACGAATGCCGGCAAGTCCACGCTGTTCAACACGCTGACCGGCGCCGATGCCTACGCGGCCGACCAGCTGTTCGCCACGCTCGATCCCACCGTGCGCCGCGTCGACCTGTCCGGCGGCAGCATCGTGCTCGCCGATACCGTCGGCTTCGTCCGCGATCTGCCGCATGAGCTCGTCGCCGCGTTCCGCTCCACGCTGAGCGAAGCGCGCGAGGCCGACCTGCTGCTGCACATCATCGATGCGGCCGATCCGCTGCGGAACGAGCGCATCGCCCAGGTCGATGCCGTGCTGGGTGAGATCGGCGCCGGCGATCTGCCGCAGTTGCTGGTGTTCAACAAGATCGACCGCATCGAAGGCGCGACGCCGCGCTACGACCAGGACCCGAACGCGCTGGCCGATGACGCCGTGCGCGAGAGCGTGTGGATTTCGGCGCGCGATGGGCTCGGTCTCGATCTGCTGTCGCAGGCGCTCGCGCGTCGGCTCGGCATCCGTCGGGTGACCGGCGAAGTGCGTCTGCCGCCCGAGTCCGGTCGCCTGCACGCCCGCCTGCATGCGCTGGAAGGCGTGCGCGAGGAAACCGTCGACGAGTCCGGCTGGCTGCTGCAGGTGGACCTCGCCCATGCGGACGCTGCGCGTCTGGCGTCGCAGCCCGATGGTGAACCCTTGCGCGCGCTCTTGCCTCCGGACGAGGACGACACCATCTGA
- a CDS encoding formate/nitrite transporter family protein translates to MADASPAIAPPEDIASAISDTCVEKAALPAGRMIGLGMLAGAYIGFGSLVAVLIGAGAGDLPYGLTQIAVGIGFALGLILVLLAGAELFTGNTLMTLPLAQRRIGAGQLLRAWSLVWIANLVGALLLVLLAIGAGLHLAGEGAFAISAIELAADKTSKSAGSIVASGILANVLVCLAVWMAAGAKSAVDKVAVIVPPVAAFVALGLEHSIANMSLLPLGLMAQAATGAELPAGLSWGAAGANLLWSTLGNIIGGGGIGLAYWAIYLRKEGKD, encoded by the coding sequence ATGGCCGACGCCTCTCCTGCCATCGCCCCGCCCGAAGACATCGCGAGTGCGATATCCGACACCTGCGTCGAGAAAGCTGCCCTGCCCGCCGGCAGGATGATCGGCCTCGGCATGCTCGCCGGTGCCTACATCGGCTTCGGCAGTCTCGTCGCCGTGCTCATCGGCGCAGGTGCTGGCGACCTGCCTTATGGCCTGACCCAGATCGCCGTCGGCATCGGCTTCGCACTCGGCCTGATCCTCGTGCTGCTCGCCGGCGCCGAACTGTTCACCGGCAATACGCTGATGACGTTGCCGCTCGCACAACGCCGCATCGGCGCCGGGCAACTGCTGCGCGCATGGAGCCTCGTGTGGATCGCCAACCTCGTCGGCGCTCTGCTGCTCGTCCTGCTCGCCATCGGCGCCGGCCTGCATCTCGCAGGTGAAGGCGCATTCGCCATCTCCGCAATCGAACTCGCGGCCGACAAAACGTCGAAGTCCGCCGGCAGCATCGTCGCCAGCGGCATCCTCGCCAACGTGCTGGTCTGCCTGGCCGTGTGGATGGCCGCCGGCGCGAAATCCGCGGTCGACAAGGTCGCGGTGATCGTGCCGCCTGTCGCGGCCTTCGTCGCACTGGGCCTGGAGCATTCGATCGCTAACATGTCGCTGCTGCCACTGGGCCTGATGGCGCAAGCGGCGACGGGTGCGGAACTGCCGGCAGGACTGTCGTGGGGCGCGGCGGGCGCCAACCTGTTGTGGTCGACGCTCGGGAACATCATCGGCGGTGGCGGAATCGGACTCGCGTACTGGGCGATCTACCTGCGCAAAGAGGGAAAGGATTAA
- a CDS encoding DUF2065 domain-containing protein: MSDLWAALCLVFVLEGLILFAVPGFWRRNAEQMLTMPTQTLRRIGAGVLAAGLIALYFVRG; encoded by the coding sequence ATGTCGGATCTGTGGGCGGCGTTGTGCCTGGTGTTCGTACTCGAAGGCCTGATCCTGTTCGCGGTCCCCGGCTTCTGGCGGCGCAATGCCGAGCAGATGCTCACGATGCCGACCCAAACCCTGCGCCGCATCGGCGCAGGGGTGTTGGCGGCGGGATTGATCGCGCTGTATTTCGTGCGGGGTTGA
- the hflC gene encoding protease modulator HflC, with the protein MRLNFVIPLIIIVLLGLMGSVYVVREGQVALVLNLGRVARTDIGPGLHFKVPLIESARVFDRRFNASAFSPERSLTSERKDVSVDFVAIVAISDVAAFYRATSGNESDANLRLEPIIKNSLRNEINASTLTELVSGNRSEFVERQLPGINEAAKSLGMRIIDIRLKQIDLPTDSQVIQQVYNRMRAERQEVATRLRAEGEERARAIRGQADREQTVILAEAERDAQTLRGEGDAEAARIYGNAANRDPAFYAFQRSLEAYRAAFEKGDSVIVLERNDPFLQYMRSDR; encoded by the coding sequence ATGAGACTGAACTTCGTCATTCCGCTGATCATCATCGTGCTGCTCGGCCTGATGGGCTCGGTGTACGTGGTCCGCGAAGGCCAGGTGGCCCTGGTGCTCAATCTCGGCCGCGTGGCGCGTACCGACATCGGTCCGGGCCTGCACTTCAAAGTGCCGCTGATCGAATCGGCGCGTGTGTTCGACCGCCGCTTCAACGCCAGCGCGTTCTCGCCCGAGCGCTCGCTGACCTCAGAGCGCAAGGACGTCAGCGTGGACTTCGTCGCCATCGTCGCCATCAGCGACGTCGCAGCGTTCTACCGCGCCACGTCCGGCAACGAGTCCGATGCCAACCTGCGCCTCGAGCCGATCATCAAGAACTCGCTGCGTAACGAGATCAACGCCAGCACGCTCACGGAACTGGTCTCGGGCAACCGCTCGGAGTTTGTCGAGCGTCAGCTGCCGGGCATCAACGAAGCCGCGAAGTCGCTGGGCATGCGCATCATCGACATCCGTCTGAAGCAGATCGATCTGCCGACCGACAGCCAGGTGATCCAGCAGGTCTACAACCGCATGCGTGCCGAGCGTCAGGAAGTGGCCACGCGATTGCGCGCCGAAGGTGAGGAGCGCGCTCGCGCGATCCGCGGCCAGGCCGATCGCGAGCAGACCGTGATCCTCGCCGAAGCCGAGCGCGACGCGCAGACCCTGCGCGGTGAAGGCGATGCTGAAGCGGCCCGCATCTATGGCAACGCCGCGAACCGCGATCCAGCGTTCTACGCGTTCCAGCGCAGTCTCGAGGCCTATCGCGCCGCGTTCGAAAAGGGCGACAGTGTGATCGTGCTCGAGCGCAACGACCCGTTCCTGCAGTACATGCGCAGCGATCGTTGA
- a CDS encoding adenylosuccinate synthase, with protein sequence MGQSVVVIGAQWGDEGKGKIVDLLTQDIGAVVRFQGGHNAGHTLVIGGKKTVLHLIPSGILRDDALCLIGNGVVLSPAALIKEIGELEAAGVEVRSRLKISPATPLIMPYHIALDQAREKAAGGKAIGTTGRGIGPAYEDKVARRGIRVADLHYPKQLEELLRTALDYHNFVLTKYLGVEAVDFQKTYDEALAFGDYVEPMKSDVAGILHDLRKQGKRVLFEGAQGALLDIDHGTYPYVTSSNTTVGGALAGTGVGADAIDYVLGIAKAYATRVGGGPFPTELDDEIGQGIRDRGQEYGASTGRPRRCGWMDIVALKRAVAINGISGLCITKLDVLDGMKTLKICIAYEYRGKRTEYAPLDAAGWDECTPVYLEFPGWEETTHGITEWDKLPAAARAYLRALEELAGCPISIVSTGPDRAHTMVLQDPFA encoded by the coding sequence ATGGGTCAGTCAGTGGTGGTGATCGGCGCCCAGTGGGGCGACGAGGGCAAGGGCAAGATCGTCGACCTGCTCACGCAGGACATCGGCGCCGTCGTGCGCTTCCAGGGCGGCCATAACGCCGGCCATACGCTGGTGATCGGCGGCAAGAAGACCGTCCTCCACCTCATTCCCTCGGGCATTCTGCGCGACGACGCGCTGTGCCTGATCGGCAACGGCGTCGTGCTCAGCCCGGCGGCTTTGATCAAGGAAATCGGGGAGCTCGAAGCCGCCGGTGTCGAAGTGCGTTCGCGCCTGAAGATCAGCCCGGCCACGCCGCTGATCATGCCGTACCACATCGCCCTCGATCAGGCCCGCGAGAAGGCGGCCGGCGGCAAGGCCATCGGCACCACCGGCCGCGGTATCGGCCCGGCATACGAAGACAAGGTGGCGCGTCGCGGCATCCGCGTCGCCGACCTGCATTACCCCAAGCAGCTCGAAGAACTCCTGCGCACCGCGCTCGACTATCACAACTTCGTGCTGACCAAGTATCTCGGCGTCGAAGCCGTCGATTTCCAGAAGACCTACGACGAAGCACTGGCCTTCGGCGATTACGTAGAGCCGATGAAGTCCGACGTGGCCGGCATCCTTCACGACCTGCGCAAGCAGGGTAAGCGCGTGCTGTTCGAAGGCGCGCAGGGCGCACTGCTCGACATCGACCACGGCACCTACCCCTACGTCACCAGCTCCAACACCACCGTCGGTGGTGCACTGGCCGGCACCGGCGTGGGCGCGGACGCGATCGACTATGTGCTCGGCATCGCCAAGGCCTACGCCACGCGCGTCGGCGGTGGTCCGTTCCCGACCGAACTCGACGACGAGATCGGCCAGGGTATCCGCGACCGCGGCCAGGAATACGGCGCCTCCACGGGTCGTCCGCGTCGCTGCGGATGGATGGACATCGTCGCGCTCAAGCGCGCCGTCGCGATCAATGGCATCTCCGGCCTGTGCATCACCAAGCTCGACGTGCTCGACGGGATGAAGACGCTGAAGATCTGCATCGCGTACGAGTACCGCGGCAAGCGCACCGAGTACGCGCCGCTCGACGCCGCCGGCTGGGACGAGTGCACGCCCGTCTACCTCGAGTTCCCGGGCTGGGAAGAAACGACCCACGGCATCACCGAGTGGGACAAGCTGCCCGCCGCCGCACGTGCCTACCTGCGTGCGTTGGAAGAACTGGCCGGCTGCCCGATCAGCATCGTCAGCACCGGCCCGGACCGTGCGCACACGATGGTGCTGCAGGATCCGTTTGCCTGA
- the hflK gene encoding FtsH protease activity modulator HflK encodes MAWNIPGNNKDNDSPGRKDSGDKGERNPWPPRRTGGGGRGGRGGGGGGFDRILDQFRGLFGGGFGGGNPLRWIAVVVVIVLLLNCFVLVGETQRGVVLRFGQVARVMQPGPNFKLPWPVERVTKVDATTVQSFSNTVPVLTRDENIVIVSFNVQYRVGDATQYLFGTRNAREMLEQTALSAVREQIGRVNLDAALNARGPISTAAQTSLQASLDSYRTGLFVNELNLQDARPPEEVKDAFDAVNSAQQMNEQLVKEAGAYAAKIVPEARGESERVRSQAEGYKTAEIARATGDATRFSLLVDAYAGAQDVTRKRLWLETVQSVLAENRVVVGGDGRQLIYVPMAGQGAGGQAAPSLIPPEVLSPAVEATRNSGNSNSNATPAAPARTLPRPSREGATR; translated from the coding sequence ATGGCCTGGAACATTCCCGGCAACAACAAGGACAACGATTCTCCTGGCCGCAAGGATTCCGGAGACAAGGGCGAGCGCAATCCGTGGCCGCCACGCCGTACCGGCGGTGGTGGTCGTGGCGGACGCGGCGGTGGTGGCGGTGGTTTCGACCGCATCCTCGACCAGTTCCGCGGGCTCTTCGGCGGTGGATTCGGTGGCGGCAATCCGCTGCGCTGGATCGCGGTCGTCGTGGTCATCGTGCTGTTGCTCAACTGTTTCGTGCTGGTGGGTGAAACCCAGCGCGGCGTGGTCCTCCGCTTCGGCCAGGTGGCCCGCGTCATGCAGCCGGGTCCGAACTTCAAGCTGCCGTGGCCCGTCGAGCGCGTGACCAAGGTCGACGCGACCACGGTGCAGTCCTTCAGCAACACTGTGCCGGTGCTGACCCGCGACGAGAACATCGTCATCGTGTCGTTCAACGTGCAGTACCGCGTCGGCGATGCCACGCAGTATCTGTTCGGCACCCGCAACGCTCGCGAGATGCTGGAGCAGACCGCGCTCAGTGCGGTCCGCGAGCAGATCGGTCGCGTGAATCTGGACGCCGCGCTCAACGCGCGTGGTCCGATCTCGACCGCTGCCCAGACCTCGCTGCAGGCCTCGCTCGACAGCTACCGCACCGGCCTGTTCGTCAATGAACTCAACCTGCAGGACGCGCGTCCGCCGGAAGAGGTCAAGGACGCGTTCGACGCCGTCAACAGCGCGCAGCAGATGAACGAGCAGCTGGTCAAGGAAGCCGGCGCTTACGCGGCGAAGATCGTGCCCGAGGCGCGCGGTGAATCCGAGCGTGTCCGCTCGCAGGCGGAAGGCTACAAGACCGCCGAGATCGCCCGCGCCACCGGTGACGCGACCCGCTTCTCGCTGCTGGTCGATGCCTACGCCGGTGCGCAGGACGTGACCCGCAAGCGTCTGTGGCTGGAAACCGTGCAGAGCGTGCTGGCCGAGAACCGCGTGGTCGTGGGTGGCGATGGCCGCCAGCTGATCTACGTGCCGATGGCCGGTCAGGGCGCAGGCGGACAGGCCGCTCCCTCGCTGATTCCGCCCGAGGTCCTGTCGCCGGCCGTCGAGGCCACGCGCAACAGCGGCAACAGCAACAGCAACGCGACCCCGGCGGCGCCCGCGCGCACCCTGCCGCGCCCGTCGCGTGAAGGAGCCACCCGATGA
- a CDS encoding DUF2231 domain-containing protein — MQTPPVLVTQPYRPLNPLHLLLVSSAFPLFLGALLADIAYARSYEIQWTNFASWLLVGAMVFAVIALVWALVSLITPTARTRTRFIYVGLLALTCVLGFLNSLIHAMDAWQKMPQALVWSVLCVLSIGASLWFALGGTLRRREVLP, encoded by the coding sequence ATGCAGACACCCCCCGTACTCGTGACGCAGCCGTACCGGCCGCTGAACCCGTTGCACCTGTTGCTGGTCAGCAGTGCATTCCCTCTTTTCCTTGGCGCCTTGCTCGCCGATATCGCGTACGCGCGGTCCTATGAGATCCAGTGGACCAACTTCGCGTCCTGGCTGCTGGTCGGTGCGATGGTGTTTGCAGTCATCGCGCTCGTCTGGGCGCTGGTGTCGCTGATCACGCCGACGGCGCGCACGCGTACCCGTTTCATCTATGTGGGCCTGCTGGCGCTGACCTGTGTGCTCGGTTTCCTCAATTCGCTGATCCACGCCATGGACGCCTGGCAGAAGATGCCGCAGGCGCTGGTGTGGTCGGTGCTGTGCGTGCTGTCGATCGGCGCGAGCCTGTGGTTCGCGCTCGGCGGCACCTTGCGTCGCCGGGAGGTGCTGCCATGA